The Rhodococcus triatomae genome includes a window with the following:
- a CDS encoding helix-turn-helix transcriptional regulator has protein sequence MKTGAERTDGREDAVYASSGAVVTGGSPVAHPVAHEGRTRRAVVQLLLEEGPVTATEIGRRLGLSAAGVRRHIDALIESGEAQEAPSATVRRRGRGRPAKRFQITAQGRGKLGHAYDDLAGAALRQLREVGGEAAITEFARRRVQAILVSVGRAADRDVGRAADRDVGRAADRDAVRAADSSAVTVSREDVESTAEDIAEAFTSAGFAASTRPVGNGVQICQHHCPVSHVAEEFPELCEAEREAFTELLGTHVQQLATIANGDCACTTHVPLVPLAAPGRPEPPG, from the coding sequence GTGAAAACGGGAGCAGAGCGCACGGACGGCAGGGAAGACGCGGTGTACGCGTCTTCGGGTGCCGTCGTGACCGGGGGATCTCCGGTGGCTCATCCCGTCGCCCACGAAGGCCGGACCAGGCGAGCCGTGGTTCAGCTCCTGCTCGAGGAAGGCCCCGTCACCGCGACCGAGATCGGTCGTCGACTGGGTCTGAGCGCCGCGGGTGTGCGACGTCACATCGATGCCCTCATCGAATCGGGAGAGGCGCAGGAAGCGCCCTCGGCGACCGTGCGGCGCCGCGGACGCGGTCGGCCGGCGAAACGGTTCCAGATCACCGCGCAGGGGCGCGGCAAGCTCGGCCACGCGTACGACGACCTCGCGGGTGCGGCCCTGCGCCAGCTGCGCGAGGTCGGTGGCGAGGCGGCGATCACCGAGTTCGCCCGGCGTCGCGTGCAGGCGATCCTGGTCAGTGTCGGCCGCGCAGCGGACCGTGATGTCGGCCGCGCAGCGGACCGTGATGTCGGCCGCGCAGCGGACCGTGATGCGGTGCGAGCAGCGGACAGCTCGGCGGTGACGGTGTCGCGTGAGGACGTCGAGTCCACGGCCGAGGACATCGCCGAGGCGTTCACCTCCGCGGGCTTCGCCGCGTCGACGCGTCCGGTGGGCAACGGTGTGCAGATCTGCCAGCATCACTGCCCCGTCTCGCACGTCGCCGAGGAGTTCCCGGAGCTGTGCGAGGCCGAGCGCGAGGCGTTCACCGAGTTGCTCGGCACCCACGTACAGCAGCTTGCCACCATCGCGAACGGCGACTGCGCCTGCACCACCCACGTCCCCCTCGTTCCGCTCGCAGCACCGGGTCGTCCGGAGCCGCCCGGATGA
- the sufB gene encoding Fe-S cluster assembly protein SufB has translation MTVTSDQATPGTPSAAAEVPAPAAPLTQEETIASLGHYDYGWSDSDVAGAGAQRGLSEAVVRDISQKKSEPEWMLDVRLRALKTFDKKPMPNWGSNLEGIHFDNIKYFVRSSEKQAESWEDLPEDIKNTYDKLGIPEAEKQRLVAGVAAQYESEVVYHSIREDLEKQGVIFLDTDTGLKEHPELFQEYFGTVIPAGDNKFSALNTAVWSGGSFIYVPPGVHVDIPLQAYFRINTENMGQFERTLIIVDEDASVHYVEGCTAPIYKSDSLHSAVVEIIVKKGGHCRYTTIQNWSNNVYNLVTKRSKVDAGGSMEWIDGNIGSKVTMKYPAVWMTGEYARGEVLSVAFAGEGQHQDTGAKMLHLAPHTSSTIVSKSVARGGGRASYRGLVQVNKGAHGSKSTVKCDALLVDQISRSDTYPYVDIREDDVTMGHEATVSKVSDDQLFYLMSRGLTEDEAMATVVRGFVEPIAKELPMEYALELNRLIELQMEGAVG, from the coding sequence ATGACCGTCACGTCAGATCAGGCGACACCCGGTACCCCGTCGGCCGCCGCCGAGGTACCTGCGCCCGCAGCACCGTTGACTCAGGAAGAGACCATCGCGTCCCTCGGTCACTACGACTACGGCTGGTCCGATTCGGATGTCGCAGGAGCCGGCGCGCAGCGTGGTCTGTCCGAGGCGGTCGTCCGCGACATCTCGCAGAAGAAGAGCGAGCCCGAGTGGATGCTCGACGTCCGCCTGCGTGCGTTGAAGACCTTCGACAAGAAGCCCATGCCGAACTGGGGCAGCAACCTCGAGGGCATCCACTTCGACAACATCAAGTACTTCGTGCGTTCCTCCGAGAAGCAGGCCGAGAGCTGGGAGGACCTGCCGGAGGACATCAAGAACACCTACGACAAGCTGGGCATCCCGGAGGCGGAGAAGCAGCGGCTGGTCGCGGGTGTCGCGGCGCAGTACGAGTCGGAGGTCGTCTACCACTCGATCCGTGAGGACCTCGAGAAGCAGGGCGTGATCTTCCTCGACACCGACACCGGTCTCAAGGAGCACCCGGAGCTGTTCCAGGAGTACTTCGGCACCGTCATTCCGGCCGGTGACAACAAGTTCTCCGCGCTGAACACCGCGGTGTGGTCGGGCGGGTCGTTCATCTACGTCCCGCCGGGCGTGCACGTCGACATCCCGCTGCAGGCCTATTTCCGGATCAACACCGAGAACATGGGCCAGTTCGAGCGGACGCTGATCATCGTCGACGAGGACGCGTCGGTGCACTACGTCGAGGGCTGCACGGCACCGATCTACAAGTCGGATTCGCTGCACTCGGCCGTCGTCGAGATCATCGTCAAGAAGGGCGGCCACTGCCGCTACACGACGATCCAGAACTGGTCGAACAACGTCTACAACCTGGTCACCAAGCGCAGCAAGGTCGACGCAGGCGGTTCGATGGAGTGGATCGACGGCAACATCGGCTCCAAGGTGACGATGAAGTACCCGGCCGTGTGGATGACCGGTGAGTACGCCCGCGGCGAGGTGCTGTCGGTCGCGTTCGCCGGCGAGGGCCAGCACCAGGACACCGGTGCGAAGATGCTCCATCTCGCGCCCCACACGTCGTCGACCATCGTGAGCAAGTCGGTCGCCCGCGGCGGCGGCCGTGCGTCCTACCGTGGCCTGGTCCAGGTCAACAAGGGCGCGCACGGCTCGAAGTCGACGGTCAAGTGCGACGCGCTGCTGGTCGACCAGATCAGCCGCTCGGACACCTACCCGTACGTCGACATCCGTGAGGACGACGTGACGATGGGTCACGAGGCCACCGTGTCGAAGGTCAGTGACGACCAGCTGTTCTACCTGATGAGCCGCGGACTCACCGAGGACGAGGCGATGGCCACCGTGGTGCGTGGCTTCGTCGAGCCCATCGCCAAGGAACTGCCGATGGAGTACGCACTCGAGCTGAACCGACTGATCGAACTGCAGATGGAAGGGGCCGTGGGCTAA
- the sufD gene encoding Fe-S cluster assembly protein SufD has translation MSTPVTGVVGAVTGENPQAAVPAANKGEAFTSFDVDAFEIPGGRDEVWRFTPLRRLRGLHNGTAVADGSATVTVDGPDTVTVETVGRDDERLGRGGVPADRIAAQAYSGFETATVVSVGTEVEVADTVNVVIDGPGVDKVAYGHLQIRLAPFAKATVVLDHRGSGTYADNVEFVVGDSAHLTVVAVQDWADDAVHVTAHHARLGRDAVLRHNAVSLGGDLVRLTGTVRYDGPGGDAELLGLYFADDGQHLEHRLLVDHSQPHCKSNVVYKGALQGDPHSSRPDAHTVWIGDVLIRAEAEGTDTFELNRNLVLTDGARADSVPNLEIETGEIVGAGHASATGRFDDEQLFYLRARGIPEDQARRLVVRGFFHEIIAKIAVPEVRERLEAAVEAELAAVGV, from the coding sequence GTGAGCACCCCGGTAACAGGAGTGGTGGGAGCCGTCACCGGCGAGAACCCGCAGGCAGCGGTCCCCGCGGCGAACAAGGGCGAGGCGTTCACCTCGTTCGACGTCGACGCGTTCGAGATCCCCGGTGGTCGTGACGAGGTGTGGCGGTTCACTCCGCTACGCCGCCTGCGCGGCCTGCACAACGGGACTGCCGTCGCCGACGGTTCCGCGACGGTCACCGTCGACGGACCCGACACCGTGACGGTCGAGACCGTGGGCCGCGACGACGAGCGGCTCGGTCGCGGTGGTGTCCCGGCGGACCGCATCGCGGCGCAGGCGTACTCGGGTTTCGAGACCGCCACCGTCGTGTCGGTGGGCACCGAGGTCGAGGTCGCGGACACGGTGAACGTGGTGATCGACGGGCCGGGTGTGGACAAGGTCGCCTACGGGCACCTCCAGATCCGCCTCGCACCGTTCGCGAAGGCCACCGTCGTCCTCGACCATCGCGGCAGCGGCACCTACGCCGACAACGTCGAGTTCGTCGTCGGCGACAGCGCACATCTCACGGTCGTCGCGGTGCAGGACTGGGCCGACGACGCCGTTCACGTCACCGCGCACCATGCCCGGCTCGGGCGGGACGCGGTGCTGCGGCACAACGCGGTGAGCCTGGGTGGCGACCTGGTGCGACTGACCGGAACGGTCCGGTACGACGGACCGGGCGGCGACGCCGAGTTGCTCGGCCTGTACTTCGCCGACGACGGCCAGCATCTCGAGCACCGGCTGCTGGTCGACCATTCGCAGCCGCACTGCAAGTCGAATGTCGTCTACAAGGGCGCGCTGCAGGGCGACCCGCATTCCTCTCGACCCGACGCCCACACGGTGTGGATCGGTGACGTCCTGATCCGCGCGGAGGCGGAGGGCACCGACACCTTCGAGCTCAACCGCAACCTGGTGCTCACCGACGGTGCGCGCGCCGATTCGGTGCCCAACCTCGAGATCGAGACCGGGGAGATCGTGGGCGCCGGGCACGCCAGCGCGACCGGACGTTTCGACGACGAGCAGCTGTTCTACCTGCGAGCCAGGGGCATTCCCGAGGACCAGGCGCGCCGGCTGGTCGTGCGGGGCTTCTTCCACGAGATCATCGCGAAGATTGCCGTTCCCGAGGTGCGCGAGCGTCTCGAGGCCGCCGTCGAGGCCGAACTCGCCGCCGTGGGCGTGTGA
- the sufC gene encoding Fe-S cluster assembly ATPase SufC produces MSTPDLTTADQQTPSVLEIKDLHVDVASTGDSAEPIHILKGVNLTVRSGETHAIMGPNGSGKSTLSYAIAGHPKYVVTSGSITLDGEDVLEMSVDERARAGLFLAMQYPVEVPGVSMSNFLRTAATAVRGEAPKLRHWVKEVKEAMTELDIDPSFGDRSVNEGFSGGEKKRHEILQLGLLKPRIAILDETDSGLDVDALRVVSEGVNKYRERQHGGVLLITHYTRILRYIQPDFVHVFVGGRVVQSGGPELADELEANGYERFTQATQGV; encoded by the coding sequence ATGTCTACCCCTGACCTGACCACCGCAGACCAGCAGACTCCCTCGGTTCTCGAGATCAAGGACCTGCACGTCGACGTTGCGAGCACCGGAGACAGCGCCGAGCCCATCCACATCCTCAAGGGTGTGAACCTCACGGTCCGCTCCGGCGAGACGCACGCGATCATGGGCCCCAACGGGTCCGGCAAGTCGACGCTCTCCTACGCGATCGCCGGTCACCCCAAGTACGTGGTGACCTCCGGGTCGATCACTCTCGACGGCGAGGACGTGCTGGAGATGAGCGTCGACGAGCGGGCGCGGGCAGGGCTGTTCCTGGCCATGCAGTACCCCGTCGAGGTGCCCGGTGTCTCGATGTCGAACTTCCTCCGCACCGCGGCGACCGCAGTGCGCGGTGAGGCCCCCAAGCTCCGGCACTGGGTCAAGGAGGTCAAGGAGGCGATGACCGAGCTCGACATCGATCCCTCCTTCGGCGACCGCAGTGTCAACGAGGGATTCTCCGGCGGTGAGAAGAAGCGCCACGAGATCCTGCAGCTCGGTCTGCTGAAGCCGCGGATCGCGATCCTCGACGAGACGGACTCCGGCCTGGACGTCGACGCGTTGCGCGTGGTGTCCGAGGGTGTGAACAAGTACCGCGAGCGTCAGCACGGCGGAGTCCTGCTCATCACCCACTACACGCGCATCCTCCGCTACATCCAGCCGGATTTCGTGCACGTGTTCGTCGGCGGCCGGGTCGTCCAGTCCGGTGGCCCGGAGCTGGCCGACGAGCTCGAGGCGAACGGTTACGAGCGCTTCACCCAGGCAACCCAGGGAGTGTAG
- a CDS encoding cysteine desulfurase, protein MTTTVRTVADGPSRPFDVEALRADFPILSRTVRDGKPLVYLDSGATSQRPVQVLDAEREFLLTSNAAVHRGAHQLAEEATDAYEGARAKIADFVGVGFDELVFTKNATEALNLVTYVLGDDRFERRLGPGDEIVITELEHHANLVPWQELARRTGATLKWFGVTEDGRIDLDSLHLTDAVKVVAFTHQSNVTGAVAPVTELVRRARAVGALVVLDACQSVPHLPVDFRALDVDYAAFSGHKMLGPSGVGVLYGRRALLESMPPFVTGGSMIETVTMEGSTYAPPPQRFEAGVPMTSQVVGLGAAVDYLNAIGMDAVAAHEHALTAAALGRLGEIDGLRIVGPETTENRGGAVSFVVDGIHAHDLGQILDDEGVAIRVGHHCAWPLHRRFGIAATARASFAVYNTLDEVDALAAAIRRAQSFFGVRGSEA, encoded by the coding sequence ATGACCACGACGGTGCGCACGGTGGCGGACGGTCCGAGCCGACCGTTCGACGTCGAAGCCCTTCGAGCGGACTTCCCGATCCTGTCCCGTACCGTGCGGGACGGGAAGCCGCTGGTCTACCTCGACTCCGGCGCGACGTCACAGCGTCCCGTGCAGGTGCTCGACGCCGAACGCGAGTTCCTGCTCACGTCGAATGCGGCGGTCCACCGGGGGGCGCACCAGCTCGCCGAGGAGGCCACGGACGCGTACGAGGGAGCGCGGGCGAAGATCGCCGACTTCGTCGGCGTCGGGTTCGACGAGCTGGTGTTCACGAAGAACGCCACCGAGGCTCTCAACCTCGTCACGTACGTCCTCGGCGACGACCGGTTCGAACGGCGGCTCGGCCCCGGCGACGAGATCGTGATCACCGAGCTCGAGCATCACGCCAATCTCGTCCCGTGGCAGGAACTGGCCCGCCGCACCGGCGCCACCCTGAAGTGGTTCGGGGTCACCGAGGACGGCCGGATCGACCTGGATTCACTCCACCTGACCGACGCGGTCAAAGTGGTGGCGTTCACGCACCAGTCGAACGTGACCGGTGCGGTGGCGCCGGTGACGGAACTCGTGCGCCGCGCTCGCGCGGTGGGTGCACTCGTCGTTCTCGATGCGTGCCAGTCCGTCCCGCATCTGCCGGTGGACTTCCGGGCGCTGGACGTGGACTACGCGGCCTTCTCCGGGCACAAGATGCTCGGCCCGTCCGGAGTGGGTGTCCTCTACGGCCGGCGCGCACTACTCGAGTCGATGCCGCCGTTCGTGACCGGTGGCTCGATGATCGAGACGGTGACGATGGAAGGCAGCACGTATGCGCCTCCGCCGCAGCGCTTCGAGGCGGGCGTGCCGATGACCTCGCAGGTCGTGGGGCTGGGCGCGGCCGTGGACTACCTGAACGCGATCGGCATGGACGCGGTGGCGGCGCACGAGCATGCACTCACCGCCGCGGCCCTCGGCCGCCTCGGCGAGATCGACGGCCTCCGCATCGTCGGCCCGGAGACCACCGAGAACCGCGGTGGCGCCGTGTCCTTCGTCGTCGACGGTATCCACGCTCACGATCTCGGCCAGATCCTCGACGACGAGGGTGTCGCGATCCGCGTCGGCCACCACTGCGCGTGGCCGCTGCACCGTCGTTTCGGGATCGCGGCCACCGCGCGGGCATCGTTCGCCGTCTACAACACCCTCGACGAGGTCGACGCGCTCGCGGCCGCCATCCGTCGCGCACAGTCGTTCTTCGGGGTGCGGGGGAGCGAGGCCTGA
- the sufU gene encoding Fe-S cluster assembly sulfur transfer protein SufU: MRMEQMYQEVILDHYKHPHGRGLREPFGAEVHHVNPTCGDEVTLRVHVADGTDGPLVADVSYDGQGCSISQAATSVLTDQVIGRPVEEALATVAAFSEMVSSRGTVEGDEDVLGDGIAFVGVSKYPARVKCALLGWMAFKDAVVQVLDGTDAGDRAAVVGTTIGEKA, from the coding sequence ATGCGAATGGAACAGATGTACCAGGAAGTGATCCTGGACCACTACAAGCACCCGCACGGCCGCGGACTGCGTGAGCCCTTCGGCGCGGAGGTCCACCACGTCAATCCCACGTGCGGTGACGAAGTGACCCTTCGGGTGCACGTGGCGGACGGCACCGACGGCCCGCTGGTCGCCGACGTGTCCTACGACGGTCAGGGATGCTCCATCAGCCAGGCCGCGACGTCGGTACTGACCGATCAGGTGATCGGTCGTCCGGTCGAGGAAGCGCTGGCGACGGTGGCGGCGTTCAGCGAGATGGTGAGCAGTCGGGGCACCGTCGAGGGAGACGAGGACGTCCTCGGTGACGGCATCGCCTTCGTCGGGGTGTCGAAGTATCCGGCACGGGTCAAGTGCGCGCTGCTCGGATGGATGGCATTCAAGGACGCGGTGGTCCAGGTTCTGGACGGGACCGACGCCGGTGACCGCGCGGCGGTCGTCGGCACGACGATCGGAGAAAAGGCATGA
- a CDS encoding metal-sulfur cluster assembly factor, whose protein sequence is MSETDTTQAAPAQEPASEDGRYVPSGTVPATERLEELEEAMRDVVDPELGINVVDLGLVYGITEDEDVVTIDMTLTSAACPLTDVIEDQARGALVRSDLASDLRINWVWLPPWGPDKITEDGRDQLRALGFTV, encoded by the coding sequence ATGAGCGAGACCGACACCACGCAGGCGGCACCCGCGCAGGAACCGGCGTCCGAAGACGGCCGGTACGTCCCGAGTGGCACGGTGCCCGCGACGGAGCGGCTCGAGGAGCTCGAGGAGGCCATGCGGGACGTGGTCGATCCCGAGCTCGGAATCAACGTGGTCGATCTGGGGCTCGTCTACGGGATCACCGAGGACGAGGACGTCGTCACGATCGACATGACCCTGACGTCGGCGGCGTGCCCCCTCACGGACGTGATCGAGGACCAGGCGCGCGGCGCGCTGGTGCGCAGCGATCTCGCGTCCGATCTGCGGATCAACTGGGTGTGGCTGCCGCCGTGGGGCCCCGACAAGATCACCGAGGACGGGCGCGACCAGCTCCGCGCCCTCGGCTTCACGGTCTGA
- a CDS encoding NAD(P)-dependent alcohol dehydrogenase, whose translation MLYVYATAAVLDEVNGPLSLRAVETEMPAPGEVLVRIAGAGICHTDLTAMAGGVPLPLPAVLGHEGAGEVVAVGPVADLAVPDVAVPDVVVPDVVVPGPVRIGDRVVLSFDSRRACRNCRRGHPAYCSRFAPLNYGGTREDGTTTLRAAGGTRVHGNWFGQSSFATCAVASSRNAVRVPADVPLPLAGPLGCGIQTGAGSVLEVLRPEPGASLAVFGCGPVGLSAVLAGVIAGCTEIYAVDPSPARRDLAVELGATTAFDPDAGRGPVEAIRACSRRGVDYSVDTVSSEPVLQQALRVLASPGHCATLGLRGPRNPVTLDQSLVLTGRTLTGVIEGDVDPHTFIPRMVDYWREGRFPFRKMITTYPFEAIGDALAAVRAGDVVKAVLTFDTSADTDAVAGTDAAAGGKE comes from the coding sequence ATGCTCTACGTGTATGCGACCGCTGCAGTGCTCGACGAGGTGAACGGTCCGTTGTCCCTGCGCGCAGTGGAGACCGAGATGCCGGCGCCGGGGGAGGTTCTGGTGCGCATCGCGGGCGCCGGTATCTGCCACACCGATCTCACCGCGATGGCGGGGGGAGTGCCGCTGCCGTTACCGGCCGTACTCGGCCACGAGGGGGCGGGGGAGGTCGTGGCGGTCGGGCCCGTCGCCGATCTCGCTGTTCCCGATGTCGCTGTTCCGGATGTCGTGGTTCCGGATGTCGTGGTTCCGGGCCCCGTGCGTATCGGCGACCGGGTCGTCCTCAGCTTCGACTCCCGCCGCGCCTGCCGGAACTGCCGGCGGGGACACCCCGCCTACTGCTCGCGGTTCGCTCCGCTCAACTACGGCGGAACGCGTGAGGACGGGACGACGACGCTCCGGGCGGCCGGCGGTACCCGGGTGCACGGCAATTGGTTCGGGCAGTCCTCCTTCGCGACCTGTGCGGTCGCCTCGTCGCGCAACGCGGTCCGCGTTCCGGCGGATGTTCCCCTCCCACTCGCCGGTCCGCTCGGATGTGGAATCCAGACCGGCGCCGGGAGCGTTCTCGAGGTGCTGCGCCCGGAACCAGGTGCCTCGCTCGCCGTGTTCGGGTGCGGGCCGGTGGGACTGTCGGCGGTCCTCGCAGGAGTGATCGCCGGATGCACCGAGATCTATGCCGTGGATCCCTCGCCCGCGCGGCGAGATCTGGCCGTCGAACTGGGTGCCACCACCGCGTTCGATCCCGATGCCGGACGCGGTCCGGTCGAGGCGATCCGCGCGTGCTCGCGCCGCGGCGTCGACTACTCGGTGGACACGGTGAGCAGTGAGCCGGTGCTCCAGCAGGCGCTGCGGGTGCTCGCCTCGCCGGGTCACTGCGCCACGCTCGGGCTGAGGGGGCCGCGCAATCCCGTGACCCTGGACCAGTCCCTGGTGTTGACGGGCCGCACGCTCACCGGGGTCATCGAAGGCGATGTCGACCCGCACACGTTCATTCCCCGGATGGTCGACTATTGGCGCGAGGGCCGATTCCCGTTCCGGAAGATGATCACCACGTATCCCTTCGAGGCGATCGGCGACGCGCTCGCCGCGGTCCGAGCCGGTGACGTCGTCAAGGCAGTGCTCACGTTCGACACGAGTGCGGACACCGATGCAGTTGCGGGCACCGATGCGGCTGCCGGCGGAAAGGAGTAG
- a CDS encoding DUF4334 domain-containing protein: MAVPEEFAELVRSGHRLDSAELDALWARLDVAETGLFTGLWRGGAFDTGHRAAAMLGKSGWYGKRFDALMDVKPLICRDEDGALYSDTTAGRGEASLWMVEFRGEVTATMVYDGMAVFDHFKKVDEDTVMGIMNGKGFALDGGKPFYFWLARD; encoded by the coding sequence ATGGCGGTACCCGAGGAGTTCGCGGAACTCGTCCGCAGTGGTCACCGGCTCGACTCGGCGGAACTCGACGCCCTGTGGGCTCGTCTCGACGTCGCCGAGACCGGCCTGTTCACCGGCCTGTGGCGTGGGGGCGCCTTCGACACCGGCCACCGTGCCGCCGCGATGCTCGGGAAATCGGGGTGGTACGGCAAACGCTTCGATGCGCTGATGGACGTCAAGCCGTTGATCTGTCGGGACGAGGACGGCGCGCTGTACTCGGACACGACGGCAGGCCGGGGTGAGGCGAGCCTGTGGATGGTCGAGTTCCGCGGGGAGGTGACCGCGACGATGGTCTACGACGGGATGGCCGTGTTCGACCACTTCAAGAAGGTCGACGAGGACACCGTCATGGGGATCATGAACGGCAAGGGATTCGCCCTCGACGGTGGGAAGCCGTTCTACTTCTGGCTCGCCCGCGACTGA
- the ku gene encoding non-homologous end joining protein Ku, with translation MRSIWKGSIAFGLVNVPVKVYSATEDHDIRFHQVHAKDGGRIKYQRVCSVDGEVVPYADIDKAYESEDGVRVILTDEDFAELPAAEKHEIPVLEFVPNDQIDPILFEKSYYLEPDGSSPKAYVLLATTLEDTDRTAIVHFTLRQRTRLAAMRSRDGVLVIQTLLWPDEVREVSFPSLDGAEKPQKKELAMAGTLVESMSADFTPEDFTDEYQEQLRALLDEMIASGGKKVIATEEAAEPGQDAEVVDLVAALQRSVEAAGGGKSESRTSAKKATRKAPARTTTTKKAPTKETGARKSPAKKTAAKKTDERKRA, from the coding sequence ATGCGGTCCATCTGGAAAGGTTCGATAGCGTTCGGTCTCGTCAACGTCCCGGTGAAGGTGTACTCGGCGACGGAGGACCACGACATCCGGTTCCACCAGGTCCACGCGAAGGACGGCGGACGGATCAAGTACCAGCGCGTCTGCTCCGTCGACGGAGAGGTCGTCCCCTATGCCGACATCGACAAGGCCTACGAGTCCGAGGACGGGGTGCGGGTCATCCTCACCGACGAGGACTTCGCCGAGCTCCCGGCTGCGGAGAAACACGAGATTCCGGTGCTCGAGTTCGTCCCGAACGATCAGATCGACCCGATCCTCTTCGAGAAGAGCTACTACCTCGAACCCGACGGATCCTCGCCGAAGGCCTACGTCCTGCTCGCGACGACACTCGAGGACACCGACCGCACCGCGATCGTGCACTTCACCCTGCGGCAGCGAACCCGGCTCGCGGCGATGCGTTCCCGGGACGGGGTACTGGTGATCCAGACTCTGCTGTGGCCCGACGAGGTCCGCGAGGTGAGCTTCCCGTCCCTCGACGGTGCGGAGAAGCCGCAGAAGAAGGAACTCGCCATGGCCGGCACTCTCGTCGAGAGCATGTCGGCGGACTTCACGCCGGAGGACTTCACGGACGAGTACCAGGAACAGCTCCGGGCACTCCTCGACGAGATGATCGCCAGCGGCGGCAAGAAGGTCATCGCGACGGAGGAGGCCGCCGAACCCGGCCAGGACGCCGAGGTCGTCGACCTCGTCGCCGCACTGCAGCGCAGCGTGGAAGCCGCGGGCGGCGGCAAGTCCGAATCACGCACGTCGGCGAAGAAGGCCACGCGCAAGGCACCCGCGCGCACGACGACCACGAAGAAGGCGCCCACGAAGGAGACGGGAGCACGCAAGAGCCCGGCGAAGAAGACGGCCGCGAAGAAGACCGACGAGCGCAAGCGCGCGTGA